DNA sequence from the Pedobacter schmidteae genome:
GTCCTTCAACAACTGTTGCTTTTAACCCGGCAGTACCAAATCCTTATAAAGTAAAAGCCGAAGCTATTGATCCGCCTAAAAGCGAAAAATTACTTACCGGCGCAGAGCAAACAGATTTGTATGTGCCCTACCTGAAGGGCAAACGTGTGGGTATGGTGGTCAATCCAACCTCTATTATAGGCAAAGAAACCACGGTAGACAGTCTGCTGAAACTGGGCGTAAATATTGTTAAGATATTTGGTCCAGAACATGGTTTCAGAGGTAATGCCAGTAATGGTACACATGTGGATGATGAAATTGATACCAAAACAGGAATTAAGGCAATTTCTTTATATGGTAAAAATTCGACGCCTAGCAAAGCACAGCTGGCTGATATAGATGTAATGGTGTTTGATATCCAGGATGTAGGTGTACGCTTTTATACCTATATCAACACCTTACAGCATGTCATGGAAGCTTGCGCTGCCAACAACAAGGAGGTATTGATACTGGACAGGCCCAATCCAAATGGTTTTTATATTGACGGACCTGTACTGGATCCTCAGTTTAAATCGGGCATAGGTTTAAAGCCAATTCCTGCTGTACATGGATTGACAGTTGGCGAGTACGCGCAGATGCTGAATGGCGAAAATTGGTTGGACAATAAACTGAAATGTAAAATTAAGGTGATCAAGGTAGCCAATTATACCCATGATACGCCTTATGAACTGCCCGTTAATCCGTCGCCAAACTTGAATACTCCGCAATCTATTTTGTTATATCCTACCACCTGCCTTTTTGAAGGGACATACCTCAATTATGGTCGCGGTACTCAATTCCCTTTTACAATTGTCGGTGCACCTGCATTAAAAGGTAAATACAATTTTTCCTTTACACCAGTAAGCCTAAAGGGCATGTCGGAAAGCCCTTTGTTTATGAATCAGGTTTGCTATGGTTTGGATCTTAGAGATTTTGACACCAACCATTTCAGAAAAACCAAGCAGATTAACCTGGCCTGGATCATTGAACTTTATAAAAACTCGCCGAATAAGGCCGATTTCTTTAATTCCAGTTTGAGTAAAGAAATGGGAACAATTGAAAGGCTTATTGGCGTTGGCGACTTCAGGAAGCAAATTATTGCCGGTAAGTCTGAAAAAGAGATCAGGGCAAGCTGGGAACCGGGATTGAGTAAGTATAAAACAATGCGCAAAAAGTATTTGTTATATCCTTAACCAAAGGATAAGGCAATTATGAACAGCGAACCAAAACAGAAAAATGAAAAACCCGGTAGCAATTACCGGGAAGAAATTCCGAAGGGCAAGGTTCCGACCGGTAATAAAGCGGTAAAGAAACCGGAAGACAAAACCTATAATAAAAAAGAACCACAGTTTAAAAACCCGGCTAAAAAGCGTGAGGAAGGTGAACAACCAGTGCATCCGATAAAAAAAGAGCCTAAGGATTTGTAGCTCGTAAAAACTGCATCAATACCTTTTCATCGTTCTTTAATGCCTCCAGGTTTCTTGTCCCCGTGGTATCTATCTTTTTAAGGTATTTATTCAGTCGGTCATCTTCATACCACTGCAACAACAGAGGATACACATAGGAACTTTTACAAACCGCCCTGGTGTTGCCCAACTTTGCAGCCACGCAATCCAATACCTCCACCACAATCTTCTTTTTTGATTTGTTTTGCGTTGCCTGAGTACTGCATATGGCCAATTGTCTTAATGCCTCCAGCGTTCCGCCCCAGGTACGAAAATCCTTGGCGGTGAAATCGCCTCCAGTAATATCTTTGATATAATTATTGATCCTGCCCGAGTCTACCGGCTGATGTATGGATCCGTTTTTGTAAAACTGAAAAAGGTCTTGTCCAGGAATGTCCCTGCATTTTTTAACCAGACGTGCCAACGTCCGGTCATTTAAAACAACATCATGCTTTACACCCTTTTTCCCTACAAAACTGAGCCTCATTTTATGGCCTTCAATTTTAACATGCTGATCTTTCAATGTGCTCAGGCCATAGCTACCATATAATTGTTTATACGATTCATTACCAATCCTGATAAGCGTTTTTTGCATCAATTGAATACAAATAGCCAGTACCTTCTGTTCATCAAGGTCTTTTCTTTTTAAGTCTTTTGCTATTCTTTTTCTGGCAGGGGGCAAAACCTTACCAAATTCAAGGAGCCTGAAATACTTACTGTCCGACCGCCTGGAGGTCCATTCAGTGTGATATTTATACTGCTTACGACCGGCAACATCTAGCCCCGTTGCTTGTAAATGTGCCTTTGGTTTAGGGGCAATCCATACATTTGTCCAGGCCGGAGGCAACACCAGGGTCTGAATTCTATCCAGCAATTTAGCGTCTTTTATCCTGTTTCCTGTTTGGTCTACATAATAAAATTGGCCAGGTTTTCCCTTTCTGTATATACCTGGTTCACTATCGGTTAAATAAACCAATCCACTTTCTTCGAGTTCTTCCTGCACATGCATCATACAGATGGAATAAAAAATACGTTAAATTTTTAGTTATTTTGTTTACTTAAACAAAGGATGATGAGATTAGTTTTTATGGGTACACCCGATTTTGCAGTTGCTTCATTAAATGCATTGGTAGAAGCGGGATTTGACGTGGTTGGTGTAGTTACTGCAGCAGATAAACCTGCCGGGCGTGGTCAAAAGCTACAGGAAAGCGCAGTAAAACAATATGCTGTTGCAAAGGGCCTAAAAATATTACAACCCTTAAAGCTTAAAGATCCGGATTTTATTCAAGAATTGAAAGCTTTACAGGCCGACTTACAGGTGGTGGTTGCTTTTAGGATGCTGCCAACAATAGTTTGGGATATGCCTGCCAAAGGGACCATAAACCTTCATGCCTCATTATTGCCTCAATATCGTGGAGCCGCCCCTATCAATCACGCCATTATAAACGGCGAAAAAGAAAGTGGGGTAACGACCTTCTTCTTAAAACACGAAATAGATACCGGCGATGTGATTTTTTCAGAAAAAGTAGCAATTGCAAATGATGATACCGCGGGCGACCTGCACGACAAGCTAATGAATATTGGGGCAGATTTACTTGTAAAAACTGTAAGGGCAATTGAAGCTGGCAACTATACAGAACAGCCGCAGCCGCAAAATGAGGAGTTAAAACACGCGCCTAAAATATTTAAAGAACATTGCCAGATAGACTGGAACCAACCGGTCCAAAGTATCTATAACCTTATTCGTGGTTTAAGTCCCTACCCTACGGCTTTTACCAGGTTGAATGATAAAACGCTTAAAGTTTTTAAAGCCGAACTGGAAGAGAAAGAAACCGGTCTGGCAGCAGGTGCGTTTCTTTCCGATGGTAAAACTTATTTGAAGTTTGCCGCAAAAGACGGTTTCATCAAACTTACAGACCTGCAATATGAAGGTAAAAAACGAATGCAGGTAGATGAGTTTTTAAGGGGAATGCGACTATAGCTTTATTTTCTCAAATCAT
Encoded proteins:
- a CDS encoding DNA topoisomerase IB; this translates as MMHVQEELEESGLVYLTDSEPGIYRKGKPGQFYYVDQTGNRIKDAKLLDRIQTLVLPPAWTNVWIAPKPKAHLQATGLDVAGRKQYKYHTEWTSRRSDSKYFRLLEFGKVLPPARKRIAKDLKRKDLDEQKVLAICIQLMQKTLIRIGNESYKQLYGSYGLSTLKDQHVKIEGHKMRLSFVGKKGVKHDVVLNDRTLARLVKKCRDIPGQDLFQFYKNGSIHQPVDSGRINNYIKDITGGDFTAKDFRTWGGTLEALRQLAICSTQATQNKSKKKIVVEVLDCVAAKLGNTRAVCKSSYVYPLLLQWYEDDRLNKYLKKIDTTGTRNLEALKNDEKVLMQFLRATNP
- the fmt gene encoding methionyl-tRNA formyltransferase, which produces MRLVFMGTPDFAVASLNALVEAGFDVVGVVTAADKPAGRGQKLQESAVKQYAVAKGLKILQPLKLKDPDFIQELKALQADLQVVVAFRMLPTIVWDMPAKGTINLHASLLPQYRGAAPINHAIINGEKESGVTTFFLKHEIDTGDVIFSEKVAIANDDTAGDLHDKLMNIGADLLVKTVRAIEAGNYTEQPQPQNEELKHAPKIFKEHCQIDWNQPVQSIYNLIRGLSPYPTAFTRLNDKTLKVFKAELEEKETGLAAGAFLSDGKTYLKFAAKDGFIKLTDLQYEGKKRMQVDEFLRGMRL
- a CDS encoding exo-beta-N-acetylmuramidase NamZ domain-containing protein; the encoded protein is MTKSLTHVLNTVLIATLLQACSPSTTVAFNPAVPNPYKVKAEAIDPPKSEKLLTGAEQTDLYVPYLKGKRVGMVVNPTSIIGKETTVDSLLKLGVNIVKIFGPEHGFRGNASNGTHVDDEIDTKTGIKAISLYGKNSTPSKAQLADIDVMVFDIQDVGVRFYTYINTLQHVMEACAANNKEVLILDRPNPNGFYIDGPVLDPQFKSGIGLKPIPAVHGLTVGEYAQMLNGENWLDNKLKCKIKVIKVANYTHDTPYELPVNPSPNLNTPQSILLYPTTCLFEGTYLNYGRGTQFPFTIVGAPALKGKYNFSFTPVSLKGMSESPLFMNQVCYGLDLRDFDTNHFRKTKQINLAWIIELYKNSPNKADFFNSSLSKEMGTIERLIGVGDFRKQIIAGKSEKEIRASWEPGLSKYKTMRKKYLLYP